The nucleotide sequence ccattgataagttaaagaaataaatattagatatatgtgcttgttattatatcaggattaagagcacacacttccataataataaagatcttgttcttttatttagtcagtataaaaggaacttaccttaaatggtcctgctcaatacactcagagtgtactagtgtaatttatcagtcaagataaactaatacctaattacactgcgactattccaatggtttgttcctttccatcttagtcgtaagttactgtttataatttataaggaattgataacatgatcttctgtgtgtgacaccacacaccatgttatctacaatataaattaattgaacaattacacttagcatataaatataggcatttgaccaatgtgattcttaaatgtttatacaaaaagctagacttttagtatacactctaacagcctcGAGTCTTCAAAATATCAGGGCACCACCAGacagtggaggcgccttggatagttAACTTCCATGTTGACCATCCACTTCTTCGCgtgcttgggtgattctccggtCATCTGGAGTTAAGCTCACCTGAATCTAATTCTGACCTTCTTCTTGAGCAAGCATCTTCCAGCTTCTTGTCTCTCAGATACGCCATGTGTGTCCTTCTCTCTCTAACGGTATACTCTTTCGTAACTCCTCGTCTCTCAGATGTACCGAGCTAGTCGACTCACTCCCCATGACATCCTTCTTGTTCACTGCGTTTTTCGCTCAACTTTTTGTATTCCTAAGTTTTTGCACACTttgacacaaggtatcaaaacaCACAGGATATAACTTAACTCAATTGATTGACATCAAATCTAACCCAAGGTACTTACACACATAACATCTCCTAGCTGTCGATTGGTCCCCTTTCACCTTGCCAACTCTATATTCCACGGGTAACTTcaccttctggtggaaggtggagatcaCTGCCTGGAATGTGCTCAATGCTGACCTTCCTAAGATAATATTATAGACAGAGACGGTGTCTACTATGATAAAGGGAGCACGTTGAGTCCTTTGCCATCGTCCCCCAAGGATAGGGAGAGGTTGATCTAGCCAAGCGGCTACACTTCATGTTAAGTGAATCCGAATAAGGAGGTAGTCATGGGTCGAAGTTCTTCTCcattaattttgatttgattgaaggtcttcttgaagataatattgATTGAATTGCCTTTGTCCATGAATGCCCTCTTTACATTATAATTGGCTATGAGATCGTTGATCACCAAGGCATCCTCATGTAAGGCTTCTATTCCTTCTAAATCTCGAGGCtcaaaattgatcgagctaccATATCTTCTCCCACAACTGGTGCTAACTCTGTAACTTTCCAATCTCAGATCATGAGCCTTTCTAGCTCAGTTAGAATCTTCATCTATTGGGCCTTCGAAGATCATATTTATATCTCCTTTTCGAGGGGCTTTGCCTTTATCTTTTTCCCAATTTGTCTTCTAGAGGGATGAATCTCATGGTCTGCCAAATGGCAAGCAAGCTCACCAGTTTATTGGTGAGTGTTATCATGTCGGGTGGCCCAAGAAGGGGAGGGTCGAGAGGGCTCAAGGGATGATCTTCTAGGTGGCGAATGTCGTTCATCCACTTGTAATTCTATAGCATACTGGTAGCATTCTTAGGTAGAATGATCTCTCTATTTGTGATAGGCATAGAAATAACCTATCATCTTGGGAAGCCATCAGCATGACTCAGAGATCGAGGTCGGGGTGGCCTCTATAGTCTCCAAAACTATTTCTCCTCTTCAACCAACTGTTGGCGACTTGGACGTGACTCTCGATTCTACAAGGGGGCGAGGGAGCTTTGCACTTCGACTAAGTAGATGTGAAGGTCAAAGCATGaacttctttcttccttgtaaaCTATACTTCTTCCACATTGACATACTTGACCACTCGGCCCAACAAGTTGTCAAAATCTGCCAGGGGCTTCTTCACCAGATATCGAAAGAATTCTCATTCTATTAACTCCTCCGAGAAAGCACTCACCAGCACTTTTGAAGTGACCAAATGCACATACAGAGTGACTTGATTGAATCGCTTAATATATTCCTTCAAGGTTTGCTTCAGATTCTATTTGAGAGAAAATAAGTTGAGCAGGGTCTTGTTGTACCTCTTGCTGCTGGCAAAGTGATATAAGAAAATGGTCTTGAAATCTTCAAATGACTGGATGGAGGAGGCAGGGAGTTGGTTGCACCATCTTTATACCAAGCCTGACAGAGTCGcaaggaagactcgacacttaaTGTCATTTGTATACTAATGCAACAAAGCCATATTTTCAAATTTGCATAGGTGATCCTTGGAGTCTGACGTTCCCATGTATTCCTCGAGCTGCAGTGGTCGAAAATAACATGGAATCTCATCTTCAAGGATGCTTTTGGAAAATAGAGTACCTCTGGAGTCTTTCACTTTAGTCATGGTAGGCTCTTTACCTTAGAGACAGTCTCTAGGAGGCGTTTCTCCCATCGAAGACTCAAGAGATTGCTTGTGTCTTATGGACATTCCAACGGGAGTCGGGATCAAATCTTGAGGGATCTTATCTATTGTAGTGGCCTCCGATGGGGAACATGAGGCACTTATGTCGAGGGTATCTTTAAAGGCGAAGAGTTAGACATTTGATGTTTCTGCAATGCCTCTTATACCTTTGAAGGTGTATCTATGTTTGTGCGCATGTATGCGTGCTTGTACCCGCAGATGCCAACTCCTTTTATAATACAGTTGATACAATACTTTTCATTAATTGGACATCATGCAACAGTAGAGAAAGTGTCACATTAGTGTATCATCACAGTATCATCATCATATACTATGGGTACATCACCCATGTGTTGTATGTATAGATGACTCCACGTGCTATCCCTGGTGTCATGCTAGTCCACATGATACAGAAGTAATTAGGCCCAAAGGGCCTAACCCATTAAGTCAGATCAGTGAGACCTAAAGGAGTGAGCTGGGGGAGCGTATAGTCGATGGGGTTGAATGGGAAGATGGAGCTGAGTAGGATGCAGAATAGATGTCACTCGGCGGAGTTAAGCCGAATAATCGGGTGGACTGAACTAAAAGAGTCAGAGAAGCTAAGCTGAAGGAATTGAGGGAGCTAAGCCCCAAGAGTCGAATAGACTGAtatgaaagaattagaaaagtTAAATTGAAGAAATCAGAGGAGTTGATATGGAGTGGAGGGAAGTTTAGCTCTAAGAGTCGCATAGGTCAGGGGTTTACTTTGATTTCTGCCCCAGCTTGAGATTTGATCGGTCAACAAGACAGAGCTTCACCACGTGTAAGCTTCCATTCATCGGCGGAGGCAAGGGGGGATTGGCGGCGGAGCACAGTGGTAGTGGCGTCAATATAACAGGTGAAGTAGCGAACAGTAGTGGCGTGAGGCGTCGACGAAGTGAAGAGACGACAAAGATGAGGACAATGACTTGAGGAGATTGGAGAGGGAGAAACGATAAAATCTCTTAGCAATTAGAGTTTTTGGTTTGATGAAGAAAGGGTGGTCGGCTTGGAAAATCAAAGTTCAACTACTGTAAAGGGATCGGGCAATGAGAAAAGAAAGGTTATTTTTAATGACATTTTTAGAAAAAGtctaataaatttgaaaaattataattatgtcatttaatttttttaattactatactttatttttttttttcaaaagcaaGGGGTACGGAAGCATCCCCTCGCGAGCCATTGCCTCTGCCCGTGCTTCCATTAATCTCCGTTTCATTCATAAACAATTATCTTTGCTTATTTTTCAAGGCTGGCTTTTCCTTAACTTGCACACCTTAATTTCCAACCTGTTATGAACTGGATCATCATccaatttgaaaagaaaaaaaattcccgTAACAAAATTAAATATGGTTTAATCTTGCAATTACAAAGGAGATCTTGACTTAATTTATTAAGAAGTTCAAGTTCCCCTAAACCACATATTGTTCAATAAGGGAATGTTTATTCCTACAATCATAGAGGTAATTTTTACATAATTTGTGGTCTTACGAAAGGAACATGTTCCCTAACCATTTTGCCTTTCGATGTAAAACTTCCTTCGctcatccttcttctcctagctactTCACAAAACCTAGTAAAATTAAATAGAAACGTTGCTTACTCACTcctcaaataaaaaaataaaatcttagttAACCTAATTGATTATTTTTGGAATGACAGGTCCAGTCTTATGGAAATTTCCTACCGACCGTCAGAATAAATCGAAAAGAGCATACAGGGGACAACCCAGAAGTCCAACATCGTTTGTTTACGTCCctcatttaaagaaaaaattcctacaaatacgtcATAGCTGAGGAATCAGACCACGAATATCTGAGTAACAATTTGAATATCCTATTATGACACCATAATACTCATAACCCCATTTACCTTACTTGTCAAATAGAAGTTTATGAAAATTATTATTATCGTCTATTTTCCTTATTTAATGAGGAAAATGAATGCTCCTTAAGTTGACTACCTGCAGAACGCTTTGAACTCGTGGGTCTGTTCTTTTGTGTTACCTGAGGAGGAGAATAATTGGCATTCAAGTCGACAAGTTTAGTACAACTTCTTGCTAGGGTCTTCAATTCACATTTTCACAAGTAAAAAAGCTTTTAAAATGTGAATTAAtcaaataggcaaaagaaaaagaGTCTTGAGGTAGATGAAGATTAATTGCAAGCTAGCTACGAcatgataatttataaaatatgttCACACTTACTTTGCAAGGTTCGGtggagaaaaattataaaaaagtaGGTAAGGTAAGCGGGAGTGTATCAAGCCGAACCACttgtaataatttaataatttgcaTCATCttttatagtttaattaattataatattttaaaataggactataaataaataaatctcttattctaatataaaaaattaaacaatcaACTAAACCGAAGTCGAGTTCAAATTAAGCTTAAAGTTCAAAAAGCGAAAAAATAAGGTTAAacttgaataattattttaattacttgattttttttatttttttttaattaatgaaTACTTGATCGTTCTAGAAGCCCTGAATAGTCTTATGATGATGGGGCCCAGTGTTCCTTTCCTCtattatcttattattattttgtctTTTTTCTAACCAAATTTCAACTTTCAAGTCACCATCAGAGTCCGTAGCCGCCTCGATCGCTTGGCTAAATCCCCAAGAAACTGAATGAATAAAAGTCTATATAATGCAGGGATCTTCATCCAAGCGATTCAGTCCAATCTGCTCATCTCGATTGTTTCCTTGCCGAGCAGCGAGCAAATCAATCATGTTTTCGCTCGCTTCTCCCGTCTCCCCCGCCGTCGCCCCCAGCCCCAGGACTCCTCGGCTCAGGCGCACCTTCTCCATCTCCGCTTCCGCCGCGGTGGTCAGCGCTCCGGCGCCGACCACCACTATGTACGACCTGCTCTCCGTGGCCAACACCGCCGGGGCCAACGAGATCCGGAGCGCGTACCGGCGGCTGGCCCTGCTGTGGCACCCGGACTCGTGCCGCTCAGCGGGGGACGAGCGCCGCTACGCGGAGCGCTTCATGGAGGCGCGCGAGGCCTACGAGGTGCTCTCCGACCCCGTCCGCCGTCGCAACTACGACCTCTCCCTCTCCGGGGACCGCTGGGCCTCCGCTGTCGGCGCCGCCACGGCCTTCCGCGAGGGCCGCCCTCGCAAGCAGGAGGCCGGCGTCACTGCGTTCGGGAACTGGGACATGCAGCTCGACGGACTCGGGAGGAGGTCCGCCGTGGCGGACACCGGCGATGAGACCTGGGGCGGCCGCTTGCGCCGCGCCCGCCGCGCCCGCTCCGCCGAGCAGTGCGTTTGATGCTTGGATTTTGGGATAAATCGGACGGCTATGATCGTCCAAGTGTGGTTTAGATCATTATCGTGTTTTGTAAATGAACGATCAAGATCTACGTACCTACAAGTGTGTTAAACTATGTGATCGTGTGTATCATCAATAAATAATTTAGCCACTCATAAAAATAGATGTTTTAAAGAacgttaaaaaaaggaaaatactAGCTTCGAACATCTAAAATTAAGGGTGAAACTCAAAGAAAATGCATACCTAAGGCTTAAAAAATCCATAATACAATTTTCCTTTGTGATAGTCTAATATTTTTTATCTTATCATCAAAAATTCTGAaatcatgagaaaaaaaaaagtctatGCCAACAAACTTAGAATTGTAGAGGACAAAAGCATTTAAATTATCTTATCAAGAAGTTCATAGATGAGCAACTAATTTGGTTGCTATATGTTTCTCCTTTGTTCCTTTAGTCAAATTTCGACAAATTCTTGGAAACAATAATGAGTCAGCTTCCATTTAACCCTCAAAatccttgttttctttctttctgaCATTCAGATCTATCTTTATATATATCCACTATGGCTCTTGTTAATCTTCAATTACAAatcattaagaaaaaaaaaaagagaagagaataTTTAATGAGATTTATTCAGGAGCTCAGTGGGCATCCAATCTAAGTTCAGAACTACTCAGTTAATAAACAAGATCTTCTTGGCTTTCTCCTTGTAAAAATGATTACTATATTTTACAAGAAGAAGACAACACCAAATTGACTTAGGCAAGTGGTGTGTAGTTGCTTCTTAATTATACGTTCAATGCACGCGTTTATGTATATCTCGGGAAGAGCAGGTAGGGACGTGCTAATCCagcaatttaaattaattttatgtgtTTGAAAATCAATAAAAAAGAGTTATATTCTCAGTTTTGATCTCCTACCTCAAAAAAAGAATTAAGGTATGATTTTTATCTCTTAAAATATAGGAGCATTAAAATGTTAAAACTCCtccattttatttccttttcactAACATAATTAAGGTAGTTAGATCTGCATCTGCTCCTCCCCATAAAATGGATCTCTCTCCTGGATAATTAAATAATCTGACTGAATAAAAGTAGAAGTAAACTTCAAACTGACCAAGTCAAGTGATGTTCAGCAGATGATCGTTCAATGCCTGCCTTGGCGTAGACCTTTCTACAAGAGAAAAAGCAAAGATGTATTCGTCAAACAAGTAACTGTTTGGTTTTTCACAAGTAACTTCGTTCACACTAATTTAATCTTCTGAGATGACAGAAGAAACACTTTGTCTGTGAAAAGTAATTTCATGCAGCCACTgtaggaaaaaataaataaataataattacgtCCATCAAAGATAAATTATGGAGTGGAGaagatgaaaaatatttttaaaaaaaaatacactcaCATCGTTCGGTGAGAGGTCAAATCAAGCAGTGGAGGGGACATGCAAAcaataaataaaggaataaaataataataatttcgcTGTTTTACAGCCCAGCGATGACTTAAGCCAGACTGGTCGCCGTGAAGTTCCACAAGAAAGCACGCAATTGTTGACAAAATGCAAGAGAAGAACAAACGGTAATCAGTAGTGGGcgctttgaattaattaattgaaaatgATGTAA is from Zingiber officinale cultivar Zhangliang chromosome 7B, Zo_v1.1, whole genome shotgun sequence and encodes:
- the LOC122005422 gene encoding chaperone protein dnaJ 20, chloroplastic-like, which encodes MFSLASPVSPAVAPSPRTPRLRRTFSISASAAVVSAPAPTTTMYDLLSVANTAGANEIRSAYRRLALLWHPDSCRSAGDERRYAERFMEAREAYEVLSDPVRRRNYDLSLSGDRWASAVGAATAFREGRPRKQEAGVTAFGNWDMQLDGLGRRSAVADTGDETWGGRLRRARRARSAEQCV